In Sulfuricurvum sp., the following are encoded in one genomic region:
- a CDS encoding secretin N-terminal domain-containing protein has protein sequence MKSPAKLLLLSLSLCTVLWGASANNEKVSLSIDGMGITDLIKLVAATTHKNIFITDEIPGTISYAGNKPINKKDLFGILQSTLDARGYTLIDSGGGYLSVVKTADATQMNLPFMEKSDIPQMQTRIFTFHNSNAETMGTKIKHFASKNGKVTASKESNSVIVTDFPDNIATIKKAMAILDAKDDSIANTTHVIPLKNADAKSIVTTLNTIIGKMTLIPGQQPPSITSDDATNSLIIIASEDLFKSLELTIRELDHNRQQVYVRAKIIEISENKSQEVGIKYGLSGGKLGSNGLFTFNSLLGDGKTSAISLDSTLLGAITLPSLTSGIALGANISLLNSNGAANVLSEPSILCIDNQESSIYVGKTESISSGVTQGVGTGITQNYTRQDIGLTLKIKPRLSNDNKVLLGVTAKLEDIEPNSIADRPSTTKREVLTSAIVSNGESVIIGGLIREKIDETDTKVPLLGDIPVLGYLFKDKATKHDKINLVIMLTPYIIEKSGDLNSLRTQLSELDAIQERYIANITKNIEAKKEAKP, from the coding sequence ATGAAATCACCCGCTAAATTATTACTCTTATCGCTTTCGTTGTGTACCGTATTATGGGGAGCTTCGGCAAATAATGAGAAGGTTTCTCTCTCTATCGATGGGATGGGGATTACCGATTTAATCAAACTGGTTGCAGCAACGACCCATAAAAATATTTTTATCACCGATGAGATTCCGGGAACCATCAGTTATGCCGGTAACAAACCGATTAACAAAAAAGATTTGTTCGGGATACTCCAAAGCACCCTCGATGCGCGGGGATATACCCTCATCGATTCGGGAGGAGGGTATTTGAGTGTCGTTAAAACGGCAGACGCGACGCAAATGAATCTCCCTTTTATGGAAAAAAGTGATATTCCGCAGATGCAGACCCGTATTTTTACATTTCATAATTCCAATGCCGAAACGATGGGGACAAAGATTAAACACTTCGCCAGTAAAAATGGCAAAGTAACTGCTTCTAAAGAATCCAACTCCGTTATCGTCACCGATTTTCCCGATAACATTGCTACTATCAAAAAAGCGATGGCTATTTTGGATGCTAAAGATGACAGTATTGCCAATACTACTCACGTTATCCCCCTCAAAAATGCCGATGCCAAATCGATTGTGACGACGCTTAATACGATTATCGGAAAAATGACTTTGATACCGGGACAACAACCACCGAGTATTACGAGTGATGATGCTACTAATTCATTGATTATTATTGCTAGCGAAGATTTGTTTAAGAGTCTTGAATTGACGATTCGTGAGTTGGATCATAATCGACAACAAGTTTATGTACGTGCTAAAATTATCGAAATCAGCGAAAACAAATCGCAAGAGGTGGGGATTAAATACGGGCTTTCCGGTGGAAAACTGGGCTCAAACGGACTTTTTACCTTTAACTCTTTGTTGGGTGATGGCAAAACCTCTGCTATTTCACTCGATTCGACCCTTTTAGGGGCGATTACCCTCCCCAGTCTTACCAGTGGGATTGCTTTGGGAGCTAATATTTCATTGCTAAACTCCAACGGTGCGGCAAATGTTTTATCCGAACCCTCTATTTTGTGTATCGATAACCAAGAGTCCTCTATCTATGTGGGAAAAACCGAATCGATTAGTTCAGGAGTAACACAAGGAGTTGGGACAGGGATAACGCAAAACTATACCCGTCAAGATATCGGATTAACCCTCAAAATCAAACCCCGTCTCTCTAATGATAACAAAGTGTTATTAGGGGTAACCGCCAAACTCGAAGATATCGAACCTAACTCGATTGCGGACCGTCCGAGTACGACGAAACGGGAGGTTCTTACTTCGGCGATTGTTAGTAATGGTGAGAGTGTTATTATCGGAGGGCTAATTCGAGAAAAAATTGATGAAACCGACACAAAAGTCCCCCTCTTAGGAGATATCCCCGTACTGGGATACCTTTTTAAAGACAAAGCAACAAAGCATGATAAAATCAATCTTGTCATTATGCTCACCCCCTATATCATCGAAAAAAGTGGTGATTTAAATTCATTGCGTACTCAATTGAGCGAACTCGATGCGATACAAGAGCGTTATATAGCCAATATAACGAAAAATATCGAAGCCAAAAAAGAGGCTAAGCCGTGA